The Novosphingobium kaempferiae genome includes a window with the following:
- the phoB gene encoding phosphate regulon transcriptional regulator PhoB: protein MSASILVVEDDVALSELLTWNLSAEGYDVRSTPDGEEALVMVREQTPDAIVLDWMIEQVPGIEVCRQLRKDKETASVPIIMLTARGEEEDMIRGLKTGADDYVTKPFSPRELMARIEALLRRARPSLAGNVLSWGDIELDATSHRVRRSGEALHLGPTEFRLLRYFMERPNRVVSRQQILDGVWGMDSDIDERTVDVHIRRLRKAINRDGDTDPIRTVRAAGYAMDVA from the coding sequence GTGAGCGCCTCGATCCTCGTCGTCGAGGACGACGTCGCGCTCAGCGAACTGCTGACCTGGAACCTCTCCGCCGAAGGCTACGACGTGCGTTCCACGCCCGATGGCGAGGAAGCCCTCGTCATGGTGCGCGAGCAGACGCCCGACGCCATCGTCCTCGACTGGATGATCGAGCAGGTGCCCGGCATCGAGGTCTGCCGCCAACTGCGCAAGGACAAGGAGACCGCCTCGGTCCCCATCATCATGCTCACCGCGCGCGGCGAGGAAGAGGACATGATCCGCGGCCTCAAGACGGGCGCGGACGACTATGTCACCAAGCCGTTCTCCCCGCGTGAACTGATGGCCCGGATCGAGGCGCTGCTGCGCCGCGCGCGCCCGTCGCTGGCGGGCAACGTGCTGTCGTGGGGCGACATCGAACTCGACGCCACCAGCCACCGCGTCCGCCGCTCGGGTGAGGCGCTGCACCTCGGCCCGACCGAGTTCCGCCTGCTGCGCTACTTCATGGAACGCCCGAACAGGGTCGTCTCGCGCCAGCAGATCCTCGACGGCGTCTGGGGCATGGACTCGGACATCGACGAGCGCACGGTGGACGTCCACATCCGTCGCCTGCGCAAGGCGATCAACCGCGATGGGGACACCGATCCCATCCGCACCGTCCGCGCGGCGGGCTACGCGATGGACGTGGCGTAA
- a CDS encoding porin: MTRIVHRAMMKSASMRRLAISTVAIATALGWAAPGFAQSSAAVTQEDLAAMRAQMEAMARRITSLESQLAAAKAAAPATQVATTRPAPAPAQAGAAAPTVAVAQAPAASAPDKSLPAQVAKAASGIKIRGYTQLRFNEIISGDKDAPSGRSRLRSVHDGSIGPDSNFFIRRLRLVFQGELGHGVSFYLQPDFAAAVNNQSSGERRDNYVQLRDAYVDVALDKAHRLKLRAGQQKVPFGWENLQSSSNRIPLDRSDAMNSAVPSERDLGLTAYYTPAHVEEIWDELENEGQKLFGNYGAFGVGVYNGQGINRPERNESVMSVAMATWPFRLDGIGLDGQVLELGGAVMHNKVRPEVRAGGVTEENFEEHRVGLHAVLYPRPFGIQAEWNFGKTPEFDTASQSIELKKASGGYVMAMYRIPHVGEGALIPYARWERYKGGWKAAVNSPRLDTNDIELGVEWTPFKPIELTLAYARMKRREADERRTGQAKGDVLRAQIQWNY; this comes from the coding sequence ATGACACGAATCGTCCACCGCGCCATGATGAAGTCTGCCTCGATGCGCAGACTCGCGATCTCCACCGTGGCGATTGCCACGGCTTTGGGATGGGCCGCTCCCGGCTTCGCCCAGTCGTCGGCGGCAGTGACGCAGGAAGACCTCGCGGCGATGCGCGCGCAGATGGAAGCGATGGCCCGGCGCATCACCTCGCTGGAATCGCAACTGGCGGCGGCGAAGGCTGCCGCGCCCGCGACTCAGGTGGCAACGACGAGGCCTGCTCCGGCTCCGGCACAGGCTGGCGCTGCGGCGCCGACGGTGGCGGTTGCACAGGCTCCTGCGGCATCGGCTCCGGACAAGTCGCTTCCCGCACAGGTCGCCAAGGCGGCGAGCGGCATCAAGATCCGCGGCTACACCCAGTTGCGCTTCAATGAGATCATCTCAGGCGACAAAGACGCGCCCTCAGGTCGCTCCAGGTTGCGTTCAGTACACGATGGCAGCATCGGTCCGGACAGCAATTTCTTCATCCGTCGCCTGCGCCTCGTCTTCCAGGGCGAGCTTGGCCACGGCGTTTCCTTCTACCTCCAGCCCGACTTCGCGGCGGCGGTGAACAACCAGTCCTCGGGCGAACGGCGCGACAACTACGTCCAACTGCGTGACGCCTACGTCGATGTCGCGCTGGACAAGGCGCACCGCCTGAAGCTGCGCGCGGGCCAGCAGAAAGTCCCGTTCGGCTGGGAAAACCTGCAGTCTTCCAGCAACCGCATCCCGCTCGACCGCTCGGACGCGATGAACAGCGCGGTCCCCAGCGAGCGCGATCTCGGCCTCACCGCCTACTACACGCCCGCCCATGTCGAGGAGATCTGGGACGAACTGGAGAACGAAGGGCAGAAGCTCTTCGGCAATTATGGTGCGTTCGGCGTCGGCGTCTACAACGGGCAGGGCATCAACCGCCCCGAGCGCAACGAAAGCGTGATGAGCGTCGCCATGGCGACCTGGCCCTTCCGCCTCGACGGGATCGGCCTCGACGGTCAGGTTCTCGAACTGGGCGGCGCGGTCATGCACAACAAGGTGCGCCCGGAAGTGCGCGCAGGCGGCGTGACGGAGGAGAATTTCGAGGAGCACCGCGTCGGCCTCCACGCCGTCCTTTATCCCCGTCCCTTCGGTATTCAGGCCGAGTGGAACTTCGGCAAGACCCCGGAATTCGACACGGCATCGCAGTCCATCGAGCTCAAGAAAGCTTCCGGCGGCTATGTCATGGCCATGTACCGCATTCCGCACGTAGGCGAGGGGGCGCTGATCCCTTACGCCCGCTGGGAACGGTACAAGGGCGGCTGGAAGGCTGCGGTCAACTCGCCGCGCCTCGACACCAACGATATCGAGCTGGGTGTCGAGTGGACTCCGTTCAAGCCGATCGAACTGACGCTCGCCTACGCGCGCATGAAGCGCCGCGAAGCGGACGAGCGCCGCACCGGGCAGGCGAAGGGCGATGTGCTCCGCGCCCAGATCCAATGGAATTATTGA
- the pstA gene encoding phosphate ABC transporter permease PstA: MSKSDWNSPEAAKRLARRHAAEKRFKLIGLGAIVLSLSFLALLLVIMLKNGLGGLDWDFLSGSDSTDASAAGVWGAAKGSLLTMLVTLLLSFPMGVLAAIYLEEFAPKKRWIEWVEVSINNLAAVPSIIFGLLGLAVFINTLGMPRSSPLVGGLTLALMTMPVIVISGRNAIKAVPPSIREAAYGIGASKVQTTFHHVLPLALPGILTGTIIGMARALGETAPLLMIGMRAFVVTPPDSLTAPSSVLPMQIFLWSDEIDKAFVQNTSAAIIVLLVFLLAMNGIAIYLRNKFEVRW, translated from the coding sequence ATGAGTAAGTCCGACTGGAATTCGCCCGAAGCGGCGAAGCGCCTCGCAAGGCGTCACGCTGCCGAGAAGCGCTTCAAGCTGATCGGTCTGGGCGCCATCGTGCTCAGCCTTTCGTTTCTCGCGCTGCTGCTCGTCATCATGCTCAAGAACGGGCTCGGCGGTCTCGACTGGGATTTCCTGAGCGGTTCGGACTCGACCGACGCCAGCGCCGCGGGCGTGTGGGGCGCGGCCAAGGGCTCGCTGCTGACGATGCTCGTCACGCTGCTGCTCAGCTTCCCGATGGGCGTGCTCGCCGCGATCTACCTTGAGGAGTTCGCTCCGAAGAAGCGCTGGATCGAATGGGTCGAAGTCTCGATCAACAACCTGGCGGCGGTGCCCTCGATCATCTTCGGCCTGCTGGGCCTGGCGGTGTTCATCAACACGCTGGGCATGCCGCGTTCGTCGCCGCTGGTCGGCGGCCTGACGCTGGCGCTGATGACGATGCCGGTCATCGTCATCTCGGGCCGCAACGCGATCAAGGCGGTTCCGCCCTCGATCCGCGAGGCTGCCTACGGCATCGGCGCGAGCAAGGTGCAGACGACGTTCCACCACGTCCTGCCGCTTGCCCTGCCGGGCATTCTGACCGGCACCATCATCGGCATGGCCCGCGCGCTGGGTGAAACCGCGCCGCTGCTGATGATCGGCATGCGCGCCTTCGTCGTCACCCCGCCCGACAGTCTGACTGCCCCGTCGAGCGTGCTGCCAATGCAGATCTTCCTGTGGTCTGACGAGATCGACAAGGCCTTCGTCCAGAACACTTCCGCCGCCATCATCGTGCTGCTGGTCTTCCTGCTCGCCATGAACGGCATCGCCATTTACCTTCGAAACAAATTCGAAGTCCGCTGGTAG
- the phoU gene encoding phosphate signaling complex protein PhoU, whose protein sequence is MVDHTVKAFDSEIGQLRGLVAEMGGLAEVAIRDAITALVHHDEELAAQVVAADARLDALEAEVDRLAVRTIALRAPMADDLRDVIAALKISGVIERIGDYAKNIAKRVNALEGRTKIDPVTLVPAMADIAESMVRDVLNAYGSRDAQLAVEVIRRDQKLDQFYNTLFRSLLTHMMENPATITSAAQLLFIARNLERIGDHSTNVAEMVYYAATGEYCTERDSLTDDTSSGMLS, encoded by the coding sequence ATGGTCGATCATACCGTCAAGGCATTTGACTCCGAGATCGGGCAGCTTCGCGGCCTCGTCGCCGAAATGGGCGGCCTCGCCGAAGTCGCCATCCGCGATGCCATCACCGCGCTCGTCCATCATGACGAGGAACTGGCAGCGCAGGTCGTCGCCGCCGATGCCCGCCTCGATGCGCTGGAGGCCGAGGTGGACCGCCTCGCCGTGCGCACCATCGCGCTGCGTGCGCCGATGGCCGACGATCTTCGCGACGTCATCGCTGCGCTCAAGATCTCGGGCGTGATCGAGCGCATCGGCGACTACGCCAAGAACATCGCCAAGCGCGTCAATGCGCTCGAAGGCCGCACCAAGATCGATCCGGTCACGCTGGTGCCCGCGATGGCCGACATCGCCGAGAGCATGGTGCGCGATGTCCTCAACGCTTACGGCTCGCGCGATGCGCAGCTGGCGGTCGAGGTGATCCGCCGCGACCAGAAGCTGGACCAGTTCTACAACACGCTGTTCCGCTCGCTGCTGACGCACATGATGGAGAACCCCGCGACGATCACCAGCGCCGCGCAGCTTCTCTTCATCGCTCGCAACCTGGAGCGCATCGGCGATCATTCCACCAACGTGGCGGAGATGGTCTATTACGCGGCGACCGGCGAATACTGCACGGAGCGCGACTCGCTGACCGATGACACGTCCTCGGGGATGCTGTCGTGA
- a CDS encoding TMEM165/GDT1 family protein, with translation MEALLTSTAVVALAEIGDKTQLLAIVLATRFKRPWPIVAGIFVATLANHFLAALVGEQAAAFLDGRWFRYLVAASFILMAGWTLIPDKFDEDEEAKPSRFGPFVATALAFFIVEMGDKTQLATIALGARFQSVVPVMMGTTIGMMIANVPAVFLGNELIKRVPLGVVRTIAALLFLVIGLWLLAQTAGWPG, from the coding sequence GTGGAAGCCCTGCTCACCTCCACCGCGGTCGTCGCGCTTGCCGAGATCGGCGACAAGACGCAGCTTCTCGCCATCGTCCTCGCCACGCGCTTCAAGCGCCCCTGGCCGATCGTCGCGGGCATTTTCGTGGCGACGCTCGCCAATCACTTCCTCGCGGCGCTGGTGGGCGAGCAGGCGGCGGCCTTCCTCGACGGGCGCTGGTTCCGCTATCTGGTCGCCGCAAGCTTCATCCTGATGGCGGGCTGGACGCTGATCCCCGACAAGTTCGACGAGGACGAAGAGGCCAAGCCGAGCCGTTTCGGGCCGTTCGTGGCCACCGCCCTCGCCTTCTTCATCGTCGAGATGGGCGACAAGACCCAGCTTGCCACCATCGCGCTCGGCGCCCGCTTCCAGAGCGTCGTGCCGGTGATGATGGGCACGACCATCGGCATGATGATCGCCAACGTCCCGGCCGTGTTCCTCGGCAACGAGCTCATCAAGCGCGTGCCGCTGGGTGTCGTGCGCACGATCGCGGCGCTGCTGTTCCTGGTCATCGGCCTGTGGCTGCTGGCACAGACCGCCGGGTGGCCGGGCTGA
- a CDS encoding TonB-dependent receptor domain-containing protein has protein sequence MIKPRLVSLLLSTAMLAPTAAWAQDSTSAPASGNVGAVPSQTVAEAEADAQAEEEAPDVSIPGGAIIVTGQRNRNVERVAPQVVSVLSTEQIARTGEGDIAGALGRVTGLSVVGNGYVYVRGLGDRYSLALLNGSPLPSPEPLKRVVPLDLFPTSIIASSLVQKSYSTNFPGEFGGGVINLTTKSIPEESFLTIGGGGGWDTESTNQLGYTYYGGKHDWTGYDNGNRSLPTELRAYLKSNTVMGSGSDQAMAIGSTLFRGRNSVVQRVDKMQPNFSVDLSAGTRLEMGEATLGVIAAFGYSNKTQTRDAIQQLTQGLSANPDNLWEDYRTVSTDNRIVANAMLGLGLEWGENSVRWTNVYIHDTSKFTRLRNGHQESNPAVDYITQKTAWYERALLDTQLTGEFKPDDKTTIDVRMGFANSKRLAPFEIDAEYIRTNEDTVFGRNFVNTMGTGAVDPTTISFSRLSEDVWSAGLDVSHQFFDGWRGTVGYAYQLNRRTNSNRQFGVYASGDQNLIQSLGLLRLDVLLQPGTWFLNDVAGTNYNLELRDLTANVGLFDARLLNHAYYGKVDGQITDKLSIDAGVRWEYANETTVLRPVGAEATPTTGLKNEYFLPAVTLTYEIEPSMQVRVNGSKTIARPQFRELVYQNFFDPDSNRTYRGNPFLKDSQLTNAEARFEWYFARDEKVSLGGFYKHIKNPIESILAGSESFITTYANAPAADLYGGELEVQKYVYLDKMGGSFFENRRLVLIGNYTYTKSKLKVGAEDTTDIYGASTTQFAADYFRNGAPLTGQSEHIANLQIGMEDTEKLSQQTVLLSYSSKRSVSRGLVGTIRQPDIIEYPGLRVDVVLRQGFEIAGKQIELKAEGRNLTARKHLEYQTFEDGRVDFNTYNLGRVFSLSASLTF, from the coding sequence ATGATCAAGCCGCGGCTCGTCTCGCTGCTGCTCTCCACTGCGATGCTCGCGCCGACGGCGGCGTGGGCGCAGGACAGCACTTCCGCTCCCGCCTCCGGCAACGTAGGCGCCGTACCTTCCCAGACCGTCGCCGAAGCCGAAGCCGACGCCCAGGCCGAGGAAGAGGCGCCCGACGTCTCGATCCCCGGCGGCGCCATCATCGTCACCGGCCAGCGCAACCGCAACGTTGAACGCGTAGCGCCGCAAGTCGTCTCGGTCCTCTCGACCGAGCAGATCGCCCGTACCGGCGAAGGCGACATCGCCGGCGCGCTCGGGCGCGTCACCGGACTTTCGGTCGTCGGCAACGGCTACGTCTACGTCCGTGGCCTTGGTGACCGCTACTCGCTCGCGCTGCTCAACGGCTCGCCGCTGCCCAGCCCCGAGCCGCTCAAGCGCGTGGTTCCGCTCGACCTTTTCCCGACCAGCATCATCGCCTCGTCGCTGGTGCAGAAGAGCTATTCGACGAACTTCCCCGGTGAATTCGGCGGCGGCGTCATCAACCTCACCACCAAGTCGATCCCCGAGGAAAGCTTCCTCACCATCGGCGGCGGCGGCGGTTGGGACACCGAGTCGACCAACCAGCTCGGCTATACGTACTACGGCGGCAAGCACGACTGGACCGGCTACGACAACGGCAACCGCTCGTTGCCCACCGAGCTCAGGGCCTACCTCAAGAGCAACACGGTGATGGGCTCCGGCAGCGATCAGGCCATGGCGATCGGCAGCACGCTATTCCGCGGTCGCAACTCGGTCGTTCAGCGCGTCGACAAGATGCAGCCGAATTTCTCGGTCGATCTGTCGGCAGGCACCCGCCTCGAGATGGGCGAAGCTACGCTGGGCGTGATCGCGGCGTTCGGCTATTCCAACAAGACCCAGACGCGCGACGCTATCCAGCAGCTGACGCAGGGCCTCAGCGCCAATCCCGACAACCTGTGGGAAGACTATCGCACCGTCAGCACCGATAACCGCATCGTCGCCAATGCGATGCTGGGCCTCGGCCTGGAATGGGGCGAGAACTCGGTCCGCTGGACCAATGTCTACATCCATGACACCAGCAAGTTCACCCGTCTGCGCAACGGCCATCAGGAAAGTAACCCGGCGGTCGATTACATCACGCAGAAGACGGCCTGGTACGAACGCGCCCTGCTCGACACCCAGCTGACGGGCGAGTTCAAGCCCGACGACAAGACGACGATCGACGTGCGCATGGGCTTCGCGAACTCGAAGCGTCTCGCGCCCTTCGAAATCGACGCAGAATATATCCGCACCAACGAGGATACGGTTTTCGGCCGCAACTTCGTCAACACCATGGGCACTGGTGCGGTCGACCCGACCACCATCAGCTTCTCGCGCCTGAGCGAAGACGTATGGTCGGCCGGTCTTGACGTCTCGCACCAGTTCTTCGACGGCTGGCGCGGTACGGTTGGTTACGCCTACCAGCTCAACCGCCGCACCAACTCGAACCGTCAGTTCGGCGTCTACGCGAGTGGCGACCAGAATCTGATCCAGTCGCTCGGCCTGCTGCGCCTCGACGTGCTGCTCCAGCCGGGCACCTGGTTCCTCAATGATGTGGCGGGCACCAACTACAACCTCGAACTGCGCGACCTGACCGCCAACGTCGGCCTGTTCGATGCGCGGCTGCTCAACCACGCCTACTACGGCAAGGTCGATGGCCAGATCACCGACAAGTTGTCGATCGACGCAGGCGTGCGCTGGGAATACGCCAACGAAACGACCGTGCTGCGCCCGGTCGGTGCGGAGGCGACCCCCACCACCGGCCTGAAGAACGAGTACTTCCTGCCTGCGGTCACGCTCACCTACGAGATCGAGCCGAGCATGCAGGTCCGCGTGAACGGATCGAAGACGATCGCCCGCCCGCAGTTCCGCGAGCTGGTCTACCAGAACTTCTTCGACCCGGACAGCAACCGCACCTATCGCGGCAACCCGTTCCTCAAGGACAGCCAGCTCACCAACGCCGAAGCCCGCTTCGAGTGGTATTTCGCGCGTGACGAGAAGGTCTCGCTCGGCGGGTTCTACAAGCACATCAAGAACCCGATCGAATCGATCCTGGCCGGGTCCGAGAGCTTCATCACGACTTACGCCAATGCGCCTGCCGCAGACCTCTACGGCGGTGAGCTGGAAGTACAGAAGTACGTCTATCTCGACAAGATGGGCGGTTCGTTCTTCGAGAACCGCCGCCTCGTCCTGATCGGCAACTACACCTACACCAAGTCGAAGCTGAAGGTCGGTGCCGAGGACACCACCGACATCTACGGCGCCAGCACCACGCAGTTCGCGGCGGATTACTTCCGCAACGGCGCGCCGTTGACCGGCCAGTCGGAGCACATCGCGAACCTGCAGATCGGCATGGAAGACACCGAGAAGCTGTCGCAGCAGACCGTCCTTCTGAGCTACTCCAGCAAGCGCTCGGTCAGCCGTGGCCTTGTCGGCACGATCCGCCAGCCCGACATCATCGAATACCCCGGCCTGCGTGTCGACGTCGTGCTGCGCCAGGGCTTCGAGATCGCCGGCAAGCAGATCGAACTCAAGGCCGAAGGCCGCAACCTCACCGCACGGAAGCATCTGGAATACCAGACGTTCGAGGATGGTCGGGTCGACTTCAACACCTACAATCTCGGCCGCGTGTTCTCGCTCTCGGCCTCACTGACGTTCTGA
- the pstB gene encoding phosphate ABC transporter ATP-binding protein PstB, giving the protein MTEAKITARNVDVFYGPKKAINDVSIDIDNGIVTAFIGPSGCGKSTFLRTLNRMNDTIAGARVDGQILLDGEDIYASTMDSVALRARVGMVFQKPNPFPKSIYENIAYGPRIHGLANSKSDMDGIVERALTKAGLWEEVKDRLSDAGTALSGGQQQRLCIARAIAVSPEVILMDEPCSALDPIATARIEELIDELKESFAIVIVTHSMQQAARVSQRTAFFHLGSLVEYGETDQIFTNPRETRTKDYITGRYG; this is encoded by the coding sequence ATGACCGAAGCCAAGATCACAGCCCGCAACGTCGACGTCTTCTACGGACCGAAGAAGGCGATCAACGACGTCTCGATTGACATCGACAACGGGATCGTCACCGCCTTCATCGGCCCGTCGGGCTGCGGCAAGTCGACGTTCCTGCGCACTCTCAACCGCATGAACGACACGATCGCCGGAGCGCGCGTGGACGGTCAGATCCTGCTCGACGGAGAGGACATCTACGCCTCGACCATGGACTCGGTCGCCCTGCGCGCCCGCGTCGGCATGGTGTTCCAGAAGCCTAACCCGTTCCCCAAGTCGATCTACGAGAACATCGCCTACGGCCCGCGCATTCACGGGCTGGCGAACTCCAAGTCGGACATGGACGGCATCGTCGAACGGGCGCTGACCAAGGCGGGCCTGTGGGAAGAGGTGAAGGACCGCCTCTCCGACGCCGGAACCGCGCTTTCGGGCGGCCAGCAGCAGCGCCTGTGCATCGCCCGCGCCATCGCCGTCAGCCCCGAGGTCATCCTGATGGACGAGCCGTGCTCCGCGCTCGACCCGATCGCCACCGCGCGCATCGAGGAACTGATCGACGAACTGAAGGAAAGCTTCGCGATCGTCATCGTCACGCACTCGATGCAGCAGGCCGCGCGCGTGTCGCAGCGCACGGCGTTCTTCCACCTCGGCAGCCTGGTGGAATACGGCGAGACCGACCAGATCTTCACCAATCCGCGCGAAACGCGCACCAAGGACTACATCACCGGTCGCTACGGCTGA
- a CDS encoding substrate-binding domain-containing protein: MRSTKTIIIAAASALALSACGGSGGSSAGSRDFVRGVGSSTVYPFATAVAESYAKVSGSKSPVIESTGTGAGMKLFCAGVGAQHPDIENASRRIKKSEFEECQKNGVKEIVEIQVGIDGIAFAESKSGPGFKLTPLDVYKALAANPFGKPNTAKTWKDVNPSLPAEPILVYGPPSTSGTRDALKELILEAGCKTDAATAALKDSDKNKYEATCHDIREDGPYVDAGENDNLIVQKISQNSKAIGIFGYSFLEENPDSLKGIPMSDVVPTYATISDYSYPGARPLYIYVKKQHLGPIKSLQGYVAEWVKAWGADGLLQKKGMVIAPEDVRKKSADIVAKMTPLDPAELK, translated from the coding sequence ATGCGTTCGACCAAGACCATCATCATTGCTGCCGCCTCCGCGCTCGCGCTCAGCGCCTGCGGCGGCTCTGGCGGCTCCTCCGCAGGCTCGCGCGATTTCGTGCGCGGTGTGGGTTCCTCCACCGTCTATCCTTTCGCCACCGCAGTCGCGGAAAGCTACGCTAAGGTGAGCGGCAGCAAGTCGCCGGTGATCGAATCGACCGGCACGGGCGCGGGCATGAAGCTGTTCTGCGCCGGCGTCGGCGCGCAGCACCCTGACATCGAGAACGCCTCGCGCCGGATCAAGAAGTCCGAGTTCGAGGAATGCCAGAAGAACGGCGTCAAGGAGATCGTCGAGATCCAGGTCGGCATCGACGGCATCGCCTTCGCCGAATCGAAGAGCGGCCCCGGCTTCAAGCTGACCCCGCTGGACGTCTACAAGGCGCTCGCCGCCAACCCGTTCGGCAAGCCCAACACCGCCAAGACCTGGAAGGACGTCAACCCGTCGCTCCCGGCCGAGCCGATCCTCGTCTACGGTCCGCCGTCGACCTCGGGCACCCGCGACGCGCTCAAGGAACTGATCCTCGAGGCCGGTTGCAAGACCGACGCCGCGACCGCCGCGCTCAAGGACAGCGACAAGAACAAGTACGAGGCGACCTGCCACGACATCCGCGAGGATGGTCCCTACGTGGACGCGGGTGAGAACGACAACCTGATCGTCCAGAAGATCTCGCAGAATTCCAAGGCCATCGGCATCTTCGGCTACTCGTTCCTCGAAGAGAACCCGGACAGTCTGAAGGGCATCCCGATGTCGGACGTCGTGCCGACTTACGCGACGATCTCGGACTATTCGTACCCCGGCGCGCGCCCGCTCTACATCTACGTGAAGAAGCAGCACCTCGGCCCGATCAAGAGCCTGCAGGGCTACGTCGCCGAGTGGGTGAAGGCGTGGGGCGCCGACGGCCTGCTCCAGAAGAAGGGCATGGTCATCGCGCCCGAGGATGTGCGCAAGAAGAGCGCCGACATCGTCGCCAAGATGACCCCGCTCGACCCGGCCGAGCTGAAGTAA
- the pstC gene encoding phosphate ABC transporter permease subunit PstC, whose translation MILTGVLLAVIGLGLVGWFAARGRARLLYKGRGSMHSMPGYHGWHVALWILVPALLAWGVWQAIMPGLVEGAVFASPAAASLPTDPFQLGAILAEAHTIASDPNAVAFNPEAQALVEPIRQGQVKFGLIGAVIVLIVAFAGGAFGFTRVRPDFRARTHVERAVLGVLLAASLLAILTTFGIVASLVFEAGMFFKDVSPIAFLTGTHWSPASTAGENISDNFGAVPLFWGTIYIGAIIAMVVAIPLGLMSAIYLTQYATRDVRKWVKPLLEILAGIPTVVYGYFAALTVAPLIRDFAASIGMTNPSTESALAAGLVMGVMIIPFVSSMADDALAAVPRAMSDGSLALGATRSETIKKVLLPAALPGIVAGVMLAISRAIGETMIVVMAAGAAANLSANPFASMTTVTYQIVQMLTGDQEFNSPKTLSAFALGLVLFVVTLILNIVALRVVKRFREAYE comes from the coding sequence ATGATACTTACCGGAGTTCTCCTGGCCGTCATCGGCCTCGGCCTCGTCGGCTGGTTCGCCGCGCGCGGCCGGGCCCGACTGCTGTACAAGGGCCGGGGCTCGATGCATTCGATGCCCGGCTATCACGGCTGGCACGTCGCGCTGTGGATCCTCGTCCCGGCGCTGCTCGCCTGGGGCGTGTGGCAGGCGATCATGCCGGGCCTCGTCGAAGGCGCCGTCTTCGCGAGCCCCGCCGCGGCCTCGCTGCCGACCGACCCGTTCCAGCTCGGTGCGATCCTTGCCGAAGCGCACACCATCGCTTCCGACCCCAACGCCGTGGCCTTCAACCCGGAGGCGCAGGCGCTGGTCGAGCCGATCCGGCAGGGACAGGTCAAGTTCGGCCTGATCGGCGCGGTGATCGTGCTGATCGTCGCCTTCGCGGGCGGGGCCTTTGGTTTTACCCGCGTCCGTCCCGACTTCCGCGCCCGCACTCATGTCGAGCGCGCGGTGCTCGGCGTCCTGCTCGCCGCGTCGCTGCTGGCGATCCTGACGACCTTCGGCATCGTCGCCTCGCTGGTGTTCGAAGCGGGCATGTTCTTCAAGGACGTCTCGCCGATCGCCTTCCTCACCGGCACCCACTGGTCGCCGGCGAGCACGGCGGGGGAGAACATCTCCGACAACTTCGGCGCGGTGCCGCTGTTCTGGGGCACGATCTACATCGGTGCGATCATCGCCATGGTCGTCGCCATCCCGCTCGGCCTGATGAGTGCGATCTACCTGACGCAGTACGCCACGCGCGACGTGCGCAAGTGGGTGAAGCCGCTGCTGGAGATCCTCGCGGGCATTCCGACCGTGGTCTACGGCTACTTCGCCGCGCTGACGGTCGCCCCGCTGATCCGCGATTTCGCCGCCTCCATCGGCATGACCAACCCCTCGACCGAGAGCGCGCTTGCCGCCGGCCTCGTCATGGGCGTGATGATCATCCCGTTCGTCTCCTCCATGGCCGACGACGCGCTTGCCGCCGTGCCGCGCGCGATGAGCGACGGTTCGCTGGCGCTGGGCGCAACCCGGTCGGAGACGATCAAGAAGGTGCTGCTCCCCGCCGCGCTTCCCGGCATCGTCGCGGGCGTGATGCTGGCGATCAGCCGCGCCATCGGCGAGACGATGATCGTGGTCATGGCTGCGGGCGCTGCCGCCAACCTTTCGGCGAACCCCTTCGCCTCGATGACGACCGTCACCTACCAGATCGTCCAGATGCTGACCGGCGACCAGGAGTTCAACAGCCCCAAGACGCTGTCGGCCTTCGCGCTCGGTCTGGTGCTCTTCGTCGTCACCCTCATCCTCAACATCGTCGCCCTGCGCGTCGTGAAGCGGTTCCGCGAAGCATATGAGTAA